Within the Camelus dromedarius isolate mCamDro1 chromosome 2, mCamDro1.pat, whole genome shotgun sequence genome, the region CAGACAGTTCCTAAATTTAGTATGAGCTTTGAAAGGAGAAGAGTAACATGAAAAGTGTATTCCCAAGATACTTTGTAACCCAAGTCTCAGCAGGATTTTTAGTTCAAATCCATGTTTGGGGTCAGGGTATGGAGAGGAAGTAACCATGTTTCTCTAACCCATAAAACAAGACTGAGAACAGACTATGCTGAAACCATTCATTACAGTTCATAAATCTCTTTGAAGTCAAGGACGCTGGCAGGAACCCAAAAAAAGCCAAAGCAAAGGAGTGCGAATGTGGGAGAAATAGGGAAGCTCTACATGATCTTTATGCTTGATTTACTCATCCCCCTCACCCCTCTTCCTTTAGGAAATCCAAGTGGTGCCGCCCTACATCCCTCAATGTAGTTCGAATAATTACATCAGAGCTATATAGATCACTGGGGGATGTTCTCCGTGACGTTGATGCCAAGGCCTTGGTGCGCTCTGACTTCCTTCTGGTGTATGGGGATGTCATCTCAAACATCAATATTACCAGAGCCCTGGAAGAACACAGGTCAGGATGGGGAAATGGTAGAGACAAGGTTTGGGACCAGCAGAGCCCTAAGACTGCTTTATTGCAGCTCTCTCCCTCCTATCCTTTATAGGTTGAGGCGGaagctagaaaaaaatgtatctgtgaTGACAATGATCTTCAAGGAGTCATCCCCTAGCCACCCAGCTCGTTGCCCCGAGGACAACGTGGTAGTGGCTGTAGATAGTGCCACAAACCGGGTTCTCCATTTCCAGAAGACTCAAGGCCTCCGacgtttttcttttcccctggtaTGCAGGTATCTGGGGTCCTTGAGGTGGGAAGGTGACAGTCTTCAGCAGGAAAGACGACTTAAAGTCCTTGTAACTTCTCCCCACAGAGCTTATTCCGGGGCAGTGGAGATGGAGTGGAGATTCGCTATGATTTACTGGATTGTCATATCAGCATCTGCTCTCCTCAGGTGAGCTCTTTAGGGCCAAGGCTGCACATCCAAAGAGTAGAACTCTGAGGGTGTATGATCACCTTCTTAGAAAGCCAGGGTGTATTTCTTCGCCCTCATACTCTTATCTGTTCTACAGCAAGTAGGTACAATCATCTTGACCCCAATATTTCATTAGCAGCCTTTTTGGGATTCTAGCCCATGTCCTGCTGTCATAGTGTCTGATAGGTCTCTGGGGGCCTTATCTTTGCTCCCAGAGAATAGCACTTAACCTTGGCCCCCTCTGACTTCCCCCAACAGGTGGCTCAACTCTTCACAGACAACTTTGACTACCAAACCCGAGATGACTTTGTGCGAGGCCTGTTAGTGAATGAGGAGGTAAGAAAAGGCTCCCAATTCCTCTTTAGAAGAGGGCTATGATTTTATCTCATGCTGGTAACTTTTGgtccccttttattttttattgacccttaggagggaaaaaaagagctggaggggagagggaagcggtACACAAAGTCTCAGGCCATTTGGCTCTGACATTGAGAGGCAGTGGGGAACTTAAGAAGGTTAGAAAAGCATTATACCTGGAGATGTTCTTCCTCTCCTGCTTACTTGTATGACATCCCTTTTCTCATCCCATTCAGATCTTAGGAAACCAGATCCACATGCACGTGACAACTAAGGAATATGGTGCCCGGGTCTCTAACCTACACATGTATGCTGCTGTCTGTGCTGATGTCATCCGCCGATGGGTCTACCCTCTCACCCCAGAGATGAACTTCACTGACAGTGCAGCCCAAAGCTGCACTCACTCTCGGCACAACATCTACCGGGGGCCTGAGGTCAGCCTGGGCCATGGCAGCATCTTGGAGGAAAATGTGCTCCTGGGCTCTGGCACTGTCATTGGCAGCAATTGCTCCATCACCAACAGTGTCATTGGCCCCGGCTGTCACATTGGTGAGCACAGGTTGGGAAGTCAAACTGGCAATCAGAGGAGCAGGAACCTGGGGGCCCCAGGTCTCCAGAAAAGGATACAGAGGGATGGTCCCTAAGAATAAGGAACTAGAGTACCTGCCTTAATAAAGGAGGAGACAGGGATGTAAAGACAGTGATACTTTAATTTGTGGCCTGTGAGCCTGTTATTGGATGACTCTTCACATTCCAGGGTACTCTGTATTTCACATTCAGAACTAAGTGGTTAATTAACATGCAATAATAACATCTGTTTAGTGCATTGCAGTTTACAAGGGGCTTTTGCATGCATTattccatttaatcttcacagaagccttgtgaggtaggtattatttatCTCCAGTTCATAGATAAGTAAAAAGCCTGAAAGAGGTTCTCAGCCAAGGTCATAGCTAATAAGAGACAGTGCTGGGACTTGAATCTGAGTATTATGATTGTAGTTCTAGTGTTCTTTTTACTCTTAGTAAGTCACTGTGGTTGTAACAATGTGATGCTTCTAATGGAACTGCCTCTTTAAAAGAACAATAAGattctaattctaaaatgtaCAAGAAAGGGTGGAATAATTTGGTTCTACTCTGAGACATGAATGTGATTCTAATTAGTTTCTTGAGTTCAAGGGGTCCCCAGAAATTTTGACGGTTCTCAGGTTAAGGTATGTAGTCTGTAATTGCTATAAACATGGTGGAGGGTAGTCAGGCTGAGCAGTGTTCTAGCCTCAGGCCTGAGCTTAAAGGAGGAGAAGGTGTTTCTGGTTAATTGAGCATGGAGTAGTAGAGCTCTGTGTAGTAGCGGTGCTGGTGTCAGTCAGCCCCATCCTCCATGAATGGCCCTGGGCTGTAGTCAGAGCCCTGAGTGACCAGGAATCCTTCCTTTCTGTCCTGAGCCAGGTGATAATGTGGTACTGGACCGGGCGTTCCTGTGGCAGGGCGTTCGTGTGGCTGCTGCAGCACAGATCCATCAGTCTCTGCTCTGTGACAATGCTGAGGTCAAAGAAAATGTTATATTGAAGCCACGCTGTGTCCTCACTTCCCAGGTAAGACCTGCTCCACACTGCGCACAGGCCCCGAGCTGAGCCAGAAAGGGCATTACATCCATCCAGTCCACTCTGAATTGAGAGTCCAAATCCAGTGGTTTCATTTGTCTTCTACTTCTACTAAAGTCACTCTCGTTATCAGGTTGTACTTTTCCCCAGCACACTAATGGATCTGTGCCACCCACTCCTTTTGTCTCCTCCAGGTGGTAGTGGGCCCAAGTATCACGCTGCCTGAGGGCTCAGTGATCTCTCTGCACCCTCCAGATGCGGAGGACGATGAGGATGATGGTCAGTTCAGTGATGATTCTGGAACTGaccaagaaaaggagaaagtgaagCTGAAAGGTGTGAGGCTCAGCAGGTGTGGGGCATCTGTGTGTCTCTCTGCCCCATAGAAAAATGAGTGTTTCCTCCTAAGGGATTGGTGCTTCTGCTGGGCCTTTGCTAAAGATCAGTGCCTTTTCCAGGTTACAATCCAGCAGAAGTTGGAGTTGCAGGCCAGGGCTACCTCTGGAAAGCTGCGGACATgaacaaggaggaagaggaggaactaCGGCAGAATCTGTGGGGTGAGCTAGCCCTGATTCCTGCCACTCCTGCCCTTCTAGGTCAAAATACCTTGAAGGAGATTGACCACTTCAGAATCAGACTACTGGTTAATTACTTTATTCATGAAGACAGAGCAGATACATTGCTCTCTGTCAATggctctttccttatttttcttttttctcactcttATGGATTCTCAGGACTCAAAATCAACATGGAAGAAGAGAGTGAAACTGAAAGTGAGCATAGTATGGATTCTGAGGAACTAGACAGCCGGGCAGGCTCCCCACAGATGGATGACATCAAAGGTGAGTGGCCAGGGGAGCAGTGTCTGGACAAGAGAGGAAGACATCCAGTTTGATTTCATATAAAGTCAGGACTGGATGACTTAAAGCATCACTGGCCCATGAACttattcttgctttcattttaGTGTTCCAGAATGAAGTCCTGGGAACACTTCAGCGGGGCAAGGAGGAGAACATTTCCTGTGACAATCTAGTCCTAGAGATCAACTCTCTCAAGTAAGAGCAGCCCCTCCCTATTCTCTTCTCCTTGGGGTAATCCCAGGCAGGTAGAGTTTCTCTCCTGTTAACTTGCCCAAGTGGGAACCTTTCTTTCCCTCAGCACCCCAATTGGACAAAACCAGTAGCATGTGGAGCAAGGAGAACGTTAGTTTCTAGCCTCAGCATGGACTTCCCCCTTCCAaaaccctccccttccctgttcCATCTGACTTCATCTCCCCAGGTATCCTGCCAAAGTCATAGTCCTACAGTATGCTGAAAGGGCCAGTGAAGGCCCTAGTGTCACCCCAATCTCCCCACAGGTATGCCTACAACATAAGCCTAAAGGAGGTGATGCAGGTACTGAGCCACGTGATCCTGGAGTTCCCCCTGCAACAAATGGATTCCCCACTTGACCCAAATCGCTACTGTGCCCTGCTGATTCCTGTAAGCAAAGATTGGGGCTGGGTACAGGGGGTTGGGTGGAGACAGATACACATCCTTGCTGGACTTGACTTTAAAGGAAATCAGAAGTAGAGGGTCCTATTGTAGGATATATGTTACG harbors:
- the EIF2B5 gene encoding translation initiation factor eIF2B subunit epsilon, with translation MAATVVAPPVAVAARASKRSGSGPGGGGGGAARGAEEEPPPPLQAVLVADSFDRRFFPISKDQPRVLLPLANVALIDYTLEFLTATGVQETFVFCCWKAAQIKDHLLKSKWCRPTSLNVVRIITSELYRSLGDVLRDVDAKALVRSDFLLVYGDVISNINITRALEEHRLRRKLEKNVSVMTMIFKESSPSHPARCPEDNVVVAVDSATNRVLHFQKTQGLRRFSFPLSLFRGSGDGVEIRYDLLDCHISICSPQVAQLFTDNFDYQTRDDFVRGLLVNEEILGNQIHMHVTTKEYGARVSNLHMYAAVCADVIRRWVYPLTPEMNFTDSAAQSCTHSRHNIYRGPEVSLGHGSILEENVLLGSGTVIGSNCSITNSVIGPGCHIGDNVVLDRAFLWQGVRVAAAAQIHQSLLCDNAEVKENVILKPRCVLTSQVVVGPSITLPEGSVISLHPPDAEDDEDDGQFSDDSGTDQEKEKVKLKGYNPAEVGVAGQGYLWKAADMNKEEEEELRQNLWGLKINMEEESETESEHSMDSEELDSRAGSPQMDDIKVFQNEVLGTLQRGKEENISCDNLVLEINSLKYAYNISLKEVMQVLSHVILEFPLQQMDSPLDPNRYCALLIPLLKAWSPVFRNYVKRAADHLEALAAIEDFFLEHEALITSSAKVLMAFYQLEILAEETILSWFSQRDITDKGRQLRKNQQLQRFIQWLKEAEEESSEDD